A genomic region of Denticeps clupeoides chromosome 9, fDenClu1.1, whole genome shotgun sequence contains the following coding sequences:
- the tfpia gene encoding tissue factor pathway inhibitor a isoform X1 codes for MASFYHGFSLLALFLGHCNSHFIRDGGPPPLRLFHHSCALKKDEGPCKAIKESFYFNIDTGHCESFEYGGCQGNANNFETLEKCEEMCVVKENKSPCHLEDEPGPCRGLVPRYYFDSKSQECKKFFYGGCFGNANNFKTIKQCQDKCQPGTNGHIEKASQLDEDAHILTAHRVMVEPNVEKPTQPSEEAHVLPDDSAKGSHAVAERQESSDTFLPEICLHPINRGTCDGTERRYVFNAKTKRCQLIRYTGCGGNSNNFVLKRHCMKMCMKDHHGKKYMRIKKKNTGSILFRSF; via the exons atggcTTCTTTCTACCACGGCTTTTCACTGCTTGCACTTTTTCTCGGACATTGCAACTCCCACTTCATCCGAG ACGGAGGGCCGCCTCCACTCCGGCTTTTCCATCACTCATGCGCCCTGAAGAAGGACGAAGGGCCCTGCAAGGCAATAAAGGAGAGCTTCTACTTCAACATTGACACAGGCCACTGCGAGAGCTTTGAATACGGCGGTTGTCAAGGCAATGCAAACAATTTTGAGACCTTGGAGAAATGTGAAGAAATGTGTGTTGTTAAAG AAAACAAGAGTCCATGCCATCTAGAAGATGAACCGGGGCCCTGCAGAGGGTTGGTTCCCCGCTATTACTTTGACAGTAAGAGCCAAGAGTGCAAGAAATTCTTCTATGGAGGCTGCTTCGGGAATGCCAACAACTTCAAGACGATAAAACAGTGCCAAGATAAATGCCAGC CAGGAACAAATGGGCATATCGAGAAAGCAAGTCAACTGGATGAAGATGCGCATATTTTAACAG CACACAGAGTCATGGTGGAGCCAAATGTGGAGAAACCCACGCAACCCAGTGAAGAAGCACACGTTCTACCAG ATGATTCTGCAAAAGGCTCCCATGCGGTGGCAGAGAGACAGGAGTCTTcag acaccTTCCTCCCGGAGATTTGCTTGCACCCGATTAACCGGGGCACCTGTGATGGTACGGAGAGGAGATACGTTTTCAATGCCAAGACAAAGAGATGCCAGTTGATCCGCTACACCGGCTGTGGAGGCAACAGCAACAACTTTGTCCTCAAACGacactgcatgaaaatgtgCATGAAAG ATCACCATGGAAAGAAGTACATGCGAATCAAGAAGAAGAACACTGGAAGCATCCTGTTCAGATCATTCTAA
- the tfpia gene encoding tissue factor pathway inhibitor a isoform X2 produces the protein MASFYHGFSLLALFLGHCNSHFIRDGGPPPLRLFHHSCALKKDEGPCKAIKESFYFNIDTGHCESFEYGGCQGNANNFETLEKCEEMCVVKENKSPCHLEDEPGPCRGLVPRYYFDSKSQECKKFFYGGCFGNANNFKTIKQCQDKCQRTNGHIEKASQLDEDAHILTAHRVMVEPNVEKPTQPSEEAHVLPDDSAKGSHAVAERQESSDTFLPEICLHPINRGTCDGTERRYVFNAKTKRCQLIRYTGCGGNSNNFVLKRHCMKMCMKDHHGKKYMRIKKKNTGSILFRSF, from the exons atggcTTCTTTCTACCACGGCTTTTCACTGCTTGCACTTTTTCTCGGACATTGCAACTCCCACTTCATCCGAG ACGGAGGGCCGCCTCCACTCCGGCTTTTCCATCACTCATGCGCCCTGAAGAAGGACGAAGGGCCCTGCAAGGCAATAAAGGAGAGCTTCTACTTCAACATTGACACAGGCCACTGCGAGAGCTTTGAATACGGCGGTTGTCAAGGCAATGCAAACAATTTTGAGACCTTGGAGAAATGTGAAGAAATGTGTGTTGTTAAAG AAAACAAGAGTCCATGCCATCTAGAAGATGAACCGGGGCCCTGCAGAGGGTTGGTTCCCCGCTATTACTTTGACAGTAAGAGCCAAGAGTGCAAGAAATTCTTCTATGGAGGCTGCTTCGGGAATGCCAACAACTTCAAGACGATAAAACAGTGCCAAGATAAATGCCAGC GAACAAATGGGCATATCGAGAAAGCAAGTCAACTGGATGAAGATGCGCATATTTTAACAG CACACAGAGTCATGGTGGAGCCAAATGTGGAGAAACCCACGCAACCCAGTGAAGAAGCACACGTTCTACCAG ATGATTCTGCAAAAGGCTCCCATGCGGTGGCAGAGAGACAGGAGTCTTcag acaccTTCCTCCCGGAGATTTGCTTGCACCCGATTAACCGGGGCACCTGTGATGGTACGGAGAGGAGATACGTTTTCAATGCCAAGACAAAGAGATGCCAGTTGATCCGCTACACCGGCTGTGGAGGCAACAGCAACAACTTTGTCCTCAAACGacactgcatgaaaatgtgCATGAAAG ATCACCATGGAAAGAAGTACATGCGAATCAAGAAGAAGAACACTGGAAGCATCCTGTTCAGATCATTCTAA